CTATTCTCCCCATTATTTGCAATATCTCGAGTCATAACAGCTTTTCCACAGCCAAGTTCTAATATTGTTTTATTGTCTAAATTCAGTGTTTGAATTAAATAATTTTCATTTAGTGTTTGTGTAATATTATCTTCAAGTAGTTTCATTCCCATCCTTTTTATAATAAGTAAAAATTATACTAAATATTTATAATTTAATAATAAAAAAAATAATTTACATTTGATTTAAGCATTTTTCTAAAATATTTTAATTAATATATTATATATTTTAAAAAGAGGGTTATTATGGTTTTAGATTACAAAGAATTAGAAGATTTAAATAGATATAAAGTTATGTCAGATACTGTTGTTCCAAGACCAATTGCATGGATTGTAACAGAAGATGAAGGAGTGATAAACGCAGCACCTTTTTCATATTTTATTCCAATTTCTAGTAATCCAGCAACTTTAATTGTTTCAATTGGTCAAAAAGAGCTAGGAGTTCCAAAAGATACTTTGGCAAATATACTAAAAACAAAAAAAGCAACAATATGTTTTGTAAATAAAGACAATATTCAAGAAGTTAAAAATTCAGCACTTGCATTAGAAAAAAATGAGAGTGAAATAGAAAAGTTTGAA
This genomic window from Arcobacter sp. CECT 8986 contains:
- a CDS encoding flavin reductase family protein encodes the protein MVLDYKELEDLNRYKVMSDTVVPRPIAWIVTEDEGVINAAPFSYFIPISSNPATLIVSIGQKELGVPKDTLANILKTKKATICFVNKDNIQEVKNSALALEKNESEIEKFEIDVQKVLEDYPAMISSSQTALFCEYYGQVDIPGKTTPLILEIKKQFIEDDRIDEKFHVYVDNVGRSGAYFKAMVDL